CTGGGCGGACCACAGGCCGGTACCCTTGGAGCCAATGCAAtccttcaccttctctgaCAAGTAGTTGCCCGCCGGCTCCTTCGCGCGGCATGCGGCGATGGAGATGTCGAGCATGTAGGATTTCAGGAAGCCATCTGCCTTCCACGACTCGAACACGTCGGCGACCTGATCGTTGTTGAAGCCAAGCGCCTGCAGAGCGCTGTACGCCTCGCCCCAGATCTGCAGAATAGCGTACTCGCCAGCGTTGTGATACATCTTCACGCAGGAACCAGCGCCACCCTTGCCGTTAAACGTCACACACGGGCGACCATCCTCAGCCTTGGCCGAGGCTGCCTCCACGATCGGGCGGACCTCCTCCCACACGCTTGGGGTCCCACCCGGAAAGAAGGCCGGACCTTTGCGCGCGCCCTCTTCACCACCGGAGATGCCCATGCCAAGAAAGCGGAGACCCTGACtctccagctgcgctgcgcgcctGCTCTGATCCTTGAAATTCGCATTACCAGTGTCGATGATGATGTCGCCATTCTCGAACACCACCTTGAGCTGCTCGATCGTGGAGTctgtcgctgcgccagcCTGTACGAGAATGAACGCGCGGCGCGGTTTCTTGAGGGACGCGGCGAACTCCTTCATCGTCTCGTACCCCTGCAAGTTGGAGGCAAATGTTTCGTGCTCATGTTCCTTGAGGAAATCATGCGTCTTGCTGCAGGTGCGATTGTACACGGCGACCTTGAAATGCTTCTCGGCGATGTTCAGGGCAAGGTTCGCACCCATGACGCCGAGGCCGATAATGCCGAGGTCGTTCGACATGGTGTTGAAGGAAtccttttgtgtgtgtgtgtataaaAGGGAGGTGATTAGCCTAAGCGCCGGTAAATATGAGAGTCTTTCAGCTCCGCTTTACACGTAAAGGTAAAGTTGTGTGAGGGAGCGGACTGGTgtgagaagcagcagtgtgCGTATGAgtgaaggaagaagagcgcgcCAGTAtagagagacagacagacaaagCACAAAGAAGCTCACAATACAAACGACTCACCAAGCGATAGAAAAAACACTTGTCTTGCTTTCTCAGCTTCGCTTCGCTTGACACGGTTGACGATCACAAAGAGAATGGACCTAGAGatgaaggaaggaggagagaacagagagggagatggggtTTGTGCTATAGAAATATTTGAGCAGTGCTTCGTAGGGATTACGCgcgcgagagggagaacgaaGAGCAGGTGCAGCAAATGAGCAATGGAGTGGGACAGCAAGCaagagtgagagagcgagtagggaggaaagagcgagagagtggATTCATTTCCACAGAGCATGAGAAAAGAGATGAGCGAGCCGAGGACGAAAATGGCTTCTTACGATGCAGCGCGACCTCCGAACCAGGCGAATTCATTCGGGGGAACGTCCCATGAGGGAGAAAGATAGCatccgctgcagctctctctctctcgacgggagcaccacctccttctcctcgtcaCTTTTCATCGGTGTCCAGGTAGTACACCACCACGACTCTTGGAGAGGCTCTCTCACCCACAATGTCCTTTTCTCCGCCGTGATCTTTGTGAGCCTAGGGTGAATCGACTTAGATCCCTGTGAAGGCCGGCAGAGCGGCAAGCAGCTGATTAGCTGTTGTGGTCACTTTAACagccaaagaaaaacacgGTCAAGCAATAGAAAGAAAGTGGATGCGTAGGCGATGACACAAAGCCGCGCCTGTCCTGCACCCTAGGACGGTGCTAGGCGAGGGTGTCTCAATTATGCAGGTGCGCGCTGCCAACAAAGATCCACCCATGACTCCTTAACGACCAAACTACCGTAGGTGAGAGCGAAAACAACGGTACACTTGGCaacttcttcttccccctcacTCGGCCACAGCTTCATAGATCTCACGTCATCCGGCTAGCATCGTTCCGGTTACTGGCAAGGATTACTTGCAGCCTCTCCTGCTCTGATTCGATTGCCCGGATAAGGCGGTCGCGctttctcctctgccgcaAGCGTCGCAGCTCAGCTCGCTTCTGcttccgctgccgccgctcctccttcgctgttGTCACGCTGAGCCCTCCTGATGACGAGTCTGCTGCATTtggcccgctgctgcccgtcGCAGAGCCCCGGTGCGGCAATGCCACAGGCGGGGCGTCTTTCATAAGATCACGGATGGTGTGGCGCAAACGCCGCcgcttcgccgcctccttctccagccaCGCAGCCGTCTCTTTCGGTCCAGCACCGGCAATCACCAAAACAAGTTGCCCCTTCTTCACCAGCATCTGTGCCTCTTGGCGGAGGTAAAAACCAACGAGTCGCTCGGCTGTGCCGGCGTGCAAAGATTCGTTCAGCTTCGTCAGCTCATGCGTGACGTAGACGCGCCGGCGTGGCAGCACAGATGCAatgtcctgcagcaccatcaccagTCGACGCGGAACCTCGTAGAAGACGCACGGAAATGTGGCTGGAGCAACGATAGTGCGGAGAATCCGGAGCCGCGCTCCGTGAGACTTGGGTAGCACGttcccaaaaaaaaaagagccgTCCTCGAAGGTCTGAGGGGAGAGGGTTATGTTGTCATGGCCGGCTGCGTCGGTGCCTCGCTTGTGGCTCTTGGCGGATTCGTAAGCAGAAGTCGTCAAGCCAGATACTGCCAGCGCGCTCATCACGGCTGACGCCCCCGGCACAGCTGTGACGCGAATGTCGCTCTGCTGCATCTCTTGCACAAGCTCCGCACCAACGTCACCAATGCACGGGGTACCGCTCGTAGTGACCAGTGCCATGCTGCGCCCCCCCTTTAGTAACTCCACCAGCTTCTcgcgcgaggagctgcaatTTCCGCGGCTGTAGTGAATGAGACGACCCTGGTTGGGTATGTTAACGAGGTCCAGGAGAGTCTTGGTAGCAGGGCGATCGGTGGTGATGATGTAGTCGACACCGCGCAGCACTTCGAGAGCCCGCAGGGAGAAGTCCTTCAAGTTTCCGATCGGCACCGACACGATGTGCAAGGCGCCCTTGTCGATGTTGGTTGGCTTTGTGAGAGGGTCGAGCGCGTCCTCAGGCGTGAGGCGCACCTTTCGGTAGTGGAAGGTGCCGCTAAAACGACaagcagtgctgctgagccTTCGAACTGGAGTGACGAGGGCCACAGCTGAAGAGCTGGCGGGCGAGGCGCACGATGCGCACGATGCGCACGCATGAGAATACTGCGTTGCAGCGGAGCACGGTGCCCCAATGACCTGATGAAGGTACAAGGGGGCTGCAAAGCGTGCTCCAAACCACCCCAACATGTTCGTGACTGCGCGTGTATGAGTAAGTGTGCTCGATGGAGATGTGTAGGCCAACATCCCTAGTTTGCTGGTACGTCAGTGAGATGGGTCGAGGCAGGAAATCACGACCAAAAAATAGTGAAGAGGATCGCTGAGGTGAACTACTCAGCAAGAACAGTGAAACACATCTCAGACGAAGTTGGCCGACCAGCTCAAGGGACGGAGGGGCaacaagcgagagagcgaaccCCATGGAGGAGTTAAGACACTGTCTTGTTCTCCTGAAGTGTGGACAGAATCATTGAGCTCTGCAGGGAGTCCTCTCTCGAGTGTGCAACACAACCCTCTCCACTGCGATAGGGGCCTTTCTTTGCCATTTCCTTCCAAAAGTGTGTCTTGTTGGTAGTGGTGTGGTGattagagagagaggggtaaTGGCTGCATGCATGGCGGCTGCGTGCATACAGTGTTACCTTACGCGGGATCGGCAGACATGCGGGGAGTTCGCCTACTGCTTTAATAGGAGAGATGGTGGTCCTCTTAGCTGAAAAGGGGAGGACAAGAACAAAACAAGCGACACAACTAAAACAACTGAGATGCGTAGacaaagcgaaagagaaaaggagggggagaaggcagTCAGTCACTGCCCCTCTAcggctccacctcctcctatccctctccccctcctctagTTCTCTCTGCCTCAACCTCACATCGGACAGAGGGTTCGTTCTTGCGCAAGGACAGCGAGGTGAGAGGACGTACGACGTGTATCGGCTACACCAGGAAGCTGTCATACACCGAGAAGCAGACTGGCATGATGGCAGCGCCACTAGTAGCACCACCCAAGATGTGCGCAGCAAGGTGGGACAACACTGTCTTCTCGGCAAACATGTTCGCCGCTTCCTTCTGAAACAGgacatcctcgtcgtcgctaCCAGCGACATCCTCTCCATCGCTAGTCACCTCCGCCGGCGCGGCCGCGGTAACAACAGATGCAGTCGTTGGTGAGTCTGTGAGGAACATGACGGACCTGATTGCGTCGGCGTCAGACAAGACGCCAGCGTCGTGCAGCCGACGGAGAAGGCGCACAACCGCGAGGAGACAAGATACCTGGTCTCTGGGCGCCTTGTGTGGGCCCCACATGCTGCGAGAGCAGATAGTCGCAGCCGCTTCGCGAATATTGGTCGTGTCATCGACGAGCAAGCGCAGCAGAATCAAAAAGAGCGTGACAGCACTCACTGGGCATGTCGACGGGGccgacgccgcagctgcgacgctgcagtCCAAGAAAGACTCTGCTGTGCGCAGCGCTTTGACCACCGCCAAGCGAGACTCCAGCGGATGCTCCGGCTCGCAATAGTATGACAAGAGATGCGCGACTGCAGGAGACACAGCGTTGGCGCCAGAAGCAAGCATGTCGTACGTGGTGATGAAGTCGAGCGCCGCACTGCAAGCGTCCGAGTTGTGCCGCGGAGTGGCCATCACGGAGTCGTCAGCATCGGCAGGCAGAgtaaggagagagacaagcgcTGCGTGCAACTGTGTGACCGCAGGAGAGGCAATGACGGCAGAGGTGTTTGCGTTCGACAAGGCTGTTCTCGAAGCAGGAGTTTGTTGCCCTGCACGAAGGATAGAGCAGTCAAATGAATGAAGCGGAGCTGCGGCCACACCGGCCGCCTCGCTCGACAGCGACATGGTCAAGGCAGCAAAACGCATGTGCGAGGCGAGCTGCCCCCACGCAGTGCATCCGATCGTCATCGTCGTGGACGACGAGGTGCTTGTGGCGCCGCCAAACAGCTCCGTCAATGACTGCAGCGCTAGTTGTGAAACGTCACAGTGCAGATCGTGTGCCAGcacgtgcagcaccaccgcaacATCCGCCTTGGTGAGAACATCGGTCGCATCTGAGTAGTGCTGAAGCTGCGTCATGACCCACGAAATGAGATTGTGCTCGCCGCGCCGGATGCTGAGGGTGGCAGCTTCCCTTTGCAGCAATTCAGTCAACCGACCCTGCTCCATCCCAGTCCAATGCCCGATCGGAGAAGTGTCCCGCTGCGCAGCCAGAAACACAAGTATGGCACTTGCACCCTCCATCACGCTGCCGCGCTCCAAAATGGCATGGCTCGCCGTCAGGTAAGCGCTTATAGTCTCAACGCACATGCTGCGCAGTGCGTGTTGGCGGTCCGGGCTTAGCATATGTCGCGGGCCGTAGAAGACGATATCTGCCagcaaggaaaagagcgaagcCGCTATAGTTGCGCTTACCCCGCAGGCCTTGATGAGCACCCTCTGACAGGAGAGAAGGACCTCGCTAACAGCGCGACTGACCGTCTCGGCAACCATCAGTGTCGCgtagctgctgcgcttctgtCGGTAGTGGCGTCGCAGCGTCCCGACGTACTGAGAGTGGAACtgtagcagctgcagaacCGCGCCATGGCATGAATTCAAACCCCCGCCAGCTGCGCCCCCATGCCGCTCGAGCGGACCCCTGTGATTCGCGGAGTCTGGGAGAGCGTGATGCGGCGTCAGTGGCTCTAGCGACAAGCCACGCCGAGTTTGATCAATCGTCTTCTccagagaggagagcggcaccaAGCAGCACAGAGCAACCGCGCTGGCGGAGCGAACCATCAAACTCGGCGAGTTGGCACACTGCATTACAGCCTCTGCCATGCGGGCGGCGTCGTCCGACTCGCCGTGGCTGATTTTGGTAATGAGGTGCGGCGGATCCGGTGAGAGCATCGACAGAAGTTGCAGCACCGGGAAAAGAGCGACGCTTacctcagcagcggctgcaccgccaccgtcctTTCCCTTCGCTTCCTGGACCAATCTGTTCCCTCTTATCAGCTCCGCGTACGCATAGGCGATGCCGCGCGGCATGCGCTTCGCGACGTCGTGCAGCGAGGTGTTCACGCCAGAGCCGCCGGTTGACGGGTGCTCGCCGACAAAACGGTGAATGACGGCGGAAAAGAGCATAAGCGAGCTGTTGCGCGTGTACCAGCTGGAGTTGTGGAAGCCTTCAGTTGCCAGGGAGAAGGCCTCCTCAATGTACGCTGCAATGCGGTCGGCAAATACCTTGTTATCGAAGATGAACTTCATCACGTTAAGCGCGTTGGAGCGCTGGCTACGCCACACTGTTTCTGCAGAAGCGCTGAGAAGCGCTGCCTCGGCGCTGCCCAGCGTGGGTGCACCGGCGATGTCGCCGCGCGCGACGCACAGAAGTTGCCTCATCGCTGATGGAAAGAGGCAGTACGGCACCGTTGTGTCTTCCGCCTCGAGCACTGCAAGGATGGCGTGGGGGAGCCCTTGACTGCGCCGCAGCATGCGGGTCACATCTCCAGAGGTAACACCCTCAGGTCCCATCAAGTAGTCCAGAAGCTCTGCCGGCAGTTGGTAAAACAGCGCTTGGCGCGAGCGCACCAACGTGGCGGCGAGGGCTTTCAGCGCTTCGCGGACGGACCGCATCACGCCGTTGTGCTTCGTGAGGAGCAGAGCATGCACTAGCTCGTAGGCGGTCGCGTGAACAGCCGCAAAAGGCATGGCGTGTACTGGCCGTAACCTCAAGACACGTGTGATGGAGCTTGCGGCGACGCGCATGCTGAGCCAGGTGTTGTTCACTACTCCTCGCATCACAGACTCCGCCTGGGGCCGACTGCGGTCGTAGACATGGCCGCGGCAGTCCACGACTTCGTCTGCCCCCAACGACGCGGTTGCACCGGCCGCCACTGTCTCCGTGCCCACCAATGAGCTGCACGTCCGCAGGACAAgacagcagcactgcacgAGGTCCGTGCACgtcagcgtcagcagcggcaatggggaagccgcagcggctTGGCGCTCGATAGACGCCATGAGATTGACCAGCTCCGCGCATAACGAGAGGGGGCCATGAAGCGGGTTTGCCTGAATGTAGGCGTATGCCTTGGTACCACGCATCGCGCTCATCTCAGCACACTTGCTTTCCACAAGCATGCGTTCTTGCCCCACCAGTTTACTGAGACGCTCAAGCTCCTCCAGTGGATGCTGCTTCATGGCTCcctgtgcctctgctgtgAGCGTGGAGAAGATGAGAAATCGCCCCACAGCTCCCTCAGCGTTGCGGAACGTCTGGGCGCGGTGCAGATCCTGATAAGCACGCGCCGCCATAGCGGACGCAGAGACGGCGCTACCGCCGTCGGCGCCATTAGTCGCCGTAAATACTGACGCTGGGGCCAACTCGCAGAAGGCGCGCAGCAGTTCTCTGGCGCTCTCACGCGCTTGCGACCAGCCATCTGACAGTGTGGCAAGGAGAGATGGCACGACACAGgcatgcagcagcggcaatgcggcgccgccgcgtacCGGTTCTGGGGCGACAGCCCACTCCACAGGCTCGTGTCTAGCGATATGTGTGCGCAGCCCTTGGAGAAGAATGCAGTACCCCATCATGGCCGTGACACGCCGCTCCGCCGAAAGCCCGGCGCCTGCGTGAGCGTTCATGCCTATATTCTGGGCAAAGATGCTCGAGAGGCGCCTGCAGTGATCCATCACCGCTATTCGGTATTCCGTCGTGCCCAATTCCAGCTGCAAGT
This DNA window, taken from Leishmania panamensis strain MHOM/PA/94/PSC-1 chromosome 34 sequence, encodes the following:
- a CDS encoding tetrapyrrole methylase, putative (TriTrypDB/GeneDB-style sysID: LpmP.34.3190) — translated: MLGWFGARFAAPLYLHQVIGAPCSAATQYSHACASCASCASPASSSAVALVTPVRRLSSTACRFSGTFHYRKVRLTPEDALDPLTKPTNIDKGALHIVSVPIGNLKDFSLRALEVLRGVDYIITTDRPATKTLLDLVNIPNQGRLIHYSRGNCSSSREKLVELLKGGRSMALVTTSGTPCIGDVGAELVQEMQQSDIRVTAVPGASAVMSALAVSGLTTSAYESAKSHKRGTDAAGHDNITLSPQTFEDGSFFFGNVLPKSHGARLRILRTIVAPATFPCVFYEVPRRLVMVLQDIASVLPRRRVYVTHELTKLNESLHAGTAERLVGFYLRQEAQMLVKKGQLVLVIAGAGPKETAAWLEKEAAKRRRLRHTIRDLMKDAPPVALPHRGSATGSSGPNAADSSSGGLSVTTAKEERRQRKQKRAELRRLRQRRKRDRLIRAIESEQERLQVILASNRNDASRMT
- a CDS encoding 6-phosphogluconate dehydrogenase, decarboxylating, putative (TriTrypDB/GeneDB-style sysID: LpmP.34.3180); the encoded protein is MSNDLGIIGLGVMGANLALNIAEKHFKVAVYNRTCSKTHDFLKEHEHETFASNLQGYETMKEFAASLKKPRRAFILVQAGAATDSTIEQLKVVFENGDIIIDTGNANFKDQSRRAAQLESQGLRFLGMGISGGEEGARKGPAFFPGGTPSVWEEVRPIVEAASAKAEDGRPCVTFNGKGGAGSCVKMYHNAGEYAILQIWGEAYSALQALGFNNDQVADVFESWKADGFLKSYMLDISIAACRAKEPAGNYLSEKVKDCIGSKGTGLWSAQEALEVGVPAPSLNMAVISRQMTMCKDERAENFKAFPTFPCSVREQVKDKSPNAPEVKQLYHAVSLSIIASYAQMFQCLRELDKVYGFGLNLPATIATFRAGCILQGYLLIPMTKAFEANPHLPNLMDAFTKEMKEGLPAYRQIIAMLTAKTAVSLPVMTASLAYINAMYTLILPYGQLVSLQRDVFGRHGYERVDKEGRESFTWPAMQ
- a CDS encoding hypothetical protein (TriTrypDB/GeneDB-style sysID: LpmP.34.3200); translated protein: MAEQAANATLMRRRQRRPDLHNTFDLPKDVQLSLSQVVRALLATAPFSSLATKVVRATDAALQELLQLILTPEQQLHAISKITGAIREIPKSQLAATLTESTGELYSWGRTLALEVVVPLLLDCRVRYLHRVLMTLLRTLLRSPDAATEAIVREMYIDRLLQCVKSSAPEAATVMKPVGGFGVHSDTCEAAAAVYFPCNSEDRDTVITSARSVGDYNAELERVLDFLNTVDGLTSTLMPMMPGIFKDTFLQALPLLADSLQWVVANATRHSRLPVSTSRDACYGTGVPLRLANEDAEAIYGVATDVLPVTHSVDVGGVFSEDLEHVRFCVRVVAAYIHKYMGSLTLSITSDATGDTVRHELTRLLQPTIVMLYSSIFPKDVLNAVGLLVASLLTVRTCDAWLLAFVCAALRDKIARCAGGADASFNSVPNLQQSKMPTALSLAHLFAQADVALRVVSSANPREVAQADGGAGVTALHDVFSHFTPNGCFALLKGILAHTSAPIRGDWASLGLLLTPLPWTLPSVTAGAKEPNSIASGTVVAYDIILQAAQQYCNLVQEPETRFMAIQTVDSVVRHVSSVLTSAVKALAQPVENGSAAALQKPTLSQPSSASATPGVDQATALRRHLASLCSSSPKLQDALSYATQLIMALWDDGTQQMSGALYGTYGEVLTIHALLRSSASHVPDKRLDLCVDTSIALDQILHAQAERRGKYHALLGSLSMMSLGDFVTVLQQHYGFPTSAADAISTFSRTLLAGASNHKIGNVAGDVFAHLAQGIAKAPPSSAIVGCSCNSETAAHVMRCGIIEPLARAITEKGYVSVSSNVSEAVNISHITAHFLAPLVKQDPTCLHTILTAVTACLDSASDGKSSSSCTVGAPEHGRVEQGVIEAVARARGVGVDITPYLAPGSTVLQVLQEGCRSLNYDVRNTALSLCVLGVKKIQAVQPWQLRKVEEYLIFNMHLGGDGNARKGLLEMMRKWVRRLMESYTSKPQHRASAATSAGSKRAQQKSEWQEDTLASAQHSRTRPAVAASVSGPDLQLELGTTEYRIAVMDHCRRLSSIFAQNIGMNAHAGAGLSAERRVTAMMGYCILLQGLRTHIARHEPVEWAVAPEPVRGGAALPLLHACVVPSLLATLSDGWSQARESARELLRAFCELAPASVFTATNGADGGSAVSASAMAARAYQDLHRAQTFRNAEGAVGRFLIFSTLTAEAQGAMKQHPLEELERLSKLVGQERMLVESKCAEMSAMRGTKAYAYIQANPLHGPLSLCAELVNLMASIERQAAAASPLPLLTLTCTDLVQCCCLVLRTCSSLVGTETVAAGATASLGADEVVDCRGHVYDRSRPQAESVMRGVVNNTWLSMRVAASSITRVLRLRPVHAMPFAAVHATAYELVHALLLTKHNGVMRSVREALKALAATLVRSRQALFYQLPAELLDYLMGPEGVTSGDVTRMLRRSQGLPHAILAVLEAEDTTVPYCLFPSAMRQLLCVARGDIAGAPTLGSAEAALLSASAETVWRSQRSNALNVMKFIFDNKVFADRIAAYIEEAFSLATEGFHNSSWYTRNSSLMLFSAVIHRFVGEHPSTGGSGVNTSLHDVAKRMPRGIAYAYAELIRGNRLVQEAKGKDGGGAAAAEVSVALFPVLQLLSMLSPDPPHLITKISHGESDDAARMAEAVMQCANSPSLMVRSASAVALCCLVPLSSLEKTIDQTRRGLSLEPLTPHHALPDSANHRGPLERHGGAAGGGLNSCHGAVLQLLQFHSQYVGTLRRHYRQKRSSYATLMVAETVSRAVSEVLLSCQRVLIKACGVSATIAASLFSLLADIVFYGPRHMLSPDRQHALRSMCVETISAYLTASHAILERGSVMEGASAILVFLAAQRDTSPIGHWTGMEQGRLTELLQREAATLSIRRGEHNLISWVMTQLQHYSDATDVLTKADVAVVLHVLAHDLHCDVSQLALQSLTELFGGATSTSSSTTMTIGCTAWGQLASHMRFAALTMSLSSEAAGVAAAPLHSFDCSILRAGQQTPASRTALSNANTSAVIASPAVTQLHAALVSLLTLPADADDSVMATPRHNSDACSAALDFITTYDMLASGANAVSPAVAHLLSYYCEPEHPLESRLAVVKALRTAESFLDCSVAAAASAPSTCPVSAVTLFLILLRLLVDDTTNIREAAATICSRSMWGPHKAPRDQVSCLLAVVRLLRRLHDAGVLSDADAIRSVMFLTDSPTTASVVTAAAPAEVTSDGEDVAGSDDEDVLFQKEAANMFAEKTVLSHLAAHILGGATSGAAIMPVCFSVYDSFLV